One region of Vigna unguiculata cultivar IT97K-499-35 unplaced genomic scaffold, ASM411807v1 contig_681, whole genome shotgun sequence genomic DNA includes:
- the LOC114172688 gene encoding protein Iojap, chloroplastic-like: MLPSSTVLSLAGAGTVLTVIFSGELGHLKAKCSPRPRKVFSRWCIKELYLQQHSINGFKSKKQNSLSSFAFGKKAEDSFFSDVNEDTDDMYEDLINNYGKVVFSRKDKKPASAEIDDDAESLSFAMELASVASEVKAADIKVLFVKPLVYWTRFFIIATAFSRPQIDAIGSRMRDRAEKKYGKIPTGDTKPNSWTLLDFGDVVVHIFLPSQRTFYNLEEFYGNATPVELPFENQPPFRS, translated from the exons ATGCTACCATCATCCACTGTTCTGTCTCTCGCCGGTGCTGGCACCGTACTGACGGTGATTTTTTCCGGCGAATTGGGTCATCTCAAAGCCAAGTGTTCTCCCAGACCCAGAAAGGTTTTCAGCCGTTGGTGCATAAAGGAGCTTTATTTACAGCAACACTCCATCAATGGTTTCAAGTCCAAGAAGCAAAACTCACTTTCAAGCTTCGCATTCGGTAAAAAAGCCGAAGACAGCTTTTTCTCG GATGTAAATGAAGACACAGATGACATGTATgaagatttaattaataattatggaAAAGTGGTATTTAGTAGAAAAGACAAAAAGCCTGCTAGCGCAGAGATTGATGATGATGCTGAAAGCCTGTCAT TTGCTATGGAATTGGCTTCGGTTGCAAGCGAGGTTAAGGCAGCAGATATAAAGGTCTTGTTTGTGAAGCCACTTGTTTACTGGACCCGATTTTTTATCATAGCTACAGCATTTTCCCGTCCGCAGATTGATGCTATCGG GTCCAGGATGAGAGATCGAGCTGagaaaaaatatggaaaaattCCAACAGGAGATACAAAGCCCAACTCATGGACCCTGTTGGACTTCG GTGATGTTGTTGTACACATCTTCCTTCCCTCACAGAGAACTTTCTACAATTTGGAAGAGTTTTATGGTAATGCAACACCGGTAGAGCTTCCTTTTGAGAATCAACCACCATTTCGTAGTTGA
- the LOC114172692 gene encoding F-box protein At5g46170-like gives MSSQRADLACRIFPEPDASQIDHFDRLPDSLLLLVFNKIGDVKALGRCCVVSRRFHSLVPQVENVVVRVDCVISDDDSSSSSAASDKSRGPFWNLLRLVFGGIVKPIQTLGQFLGPKRPSSSSPTPSSSIAVGTDDDSDAGVTHHSPTQVLKNFNEIRLLRIELPSGELGIEDGVLLKWCTVCPIGQSAKANPQAHWSRLEKLVHKTPSVERPGK, from the coding sequence ATGTCCTCTCAGCGCGCAGATCTAGCGTGCCGGATCTTCCCGGAACCCGATGCATCCCAAATCGACCACTTCGACCGCCTCCCGGACTCCCTCCTCCTCCTCGTCTTCAACAAGATCGGCGACGTAAAAGCCCTAGGCCGCTGCTGCGTCGTTTCTCGCCGCTTCCACTCCCTCGTCCCCCAGGTCGAAAACGTCGTCGTCCGCGTCGACTGCGTCATCTCCGACGACgactcttcttcctcctccgcCGCCTCCGACAAGTCCCGCGGCCCTTTCTGGAACCTCCTCCGCCTCGTCTTCGGCGGAATCGTTAAGCCCATCCAAACCCTCGGCCAGTTTCTCGGCCCCAAACGCCCATCCTCTTCCTCCCCCACCCCATCCTCCTCCATTGCCGTCGGCACCGATGATGACTCAGACGCCGGCGTCACGCACCACTCCCCCACTCAGGTCCTCAAAAACTTCAACGAGATTCGCCTCCTCCGGATCGAGCTCCCCAGCGGTGAGCTTGGCATCGAAGACGGTGTCCTCCTTAAATGGTGTACTGTATGTCCCATCGGTCAATCGGCCAAAGCCAATCCTCAGGCCCATTGGTCAAGGTTGGAAAAACTCGTACATAAAACACCATCGGTCGAACGACCTGGTAAATAA
- the LOC114172689 gene encoding protein Iojap, chloroplastic-like: protein MLPSSTVLSLAGAGTVLTVIFSGELGHLKAKCSPRPRKVFSRWCIKELYLQQHSINGFKSKKQNSLSSFAFGKKAEDSFFSDVNEDTDDMYEDLINNYGKVVFSRKDKKPASAEIDDDAESLSCKLKRSLVKEFISTLFTFMYNLSFNLLDYIRFL, encoded by the exons ATGCTACCATCATCCACTGTTCTGTCTCTCGCCGGTGCTGGCACCGTACTGACGGTGATTTTTTCCGGCGAATTGGGTCATCTCAAAGCCAAGTGTTCTCCCAGACCCAGAAAGGTTTTCAGCCGTTGGTGCATAAAGGAGCTTTATTTACAGCAACACTCCATCAATGGTTTCAAGTCCAAGAAGCAAAACTCACTTTCAAGCTTCGCATTCGGTAAAAAAGCCGAAGACAGCTTTTTCTCG GATGTAAATGAAGACACAGATGACATGTATgaagatttaattaataattatggaAAAGTGGTATTTAGTAGAAAAGACAAAAAGCCTGCTAGCGCAGAGATTGATGATGATGCTGAAAGCCTGTCATGTAAGCTGAAAAGAAGTCTTGTCAAAGAATTTATTTCCACCTTGTTTACATTCATGTACAATCTGTCTTTCAACCTTTTGGATTATATCAGGTTTCTTTAA